A genomic window from Diospyros lotus cultivar Yz01 chromosome 2, ASM1463336v1, whole genome shotgun sequence includes:
- the LOC127793829 gene encoding tryptophan synthase beta chain 1-like isoform X1: protein MSLMACSSNCGGAVIRLRNQAKLPSPEKAAASQQDKLSFGVLLETTPRMISTKPLTKRLLEAEERRDHGRSAGKFGRYGGRYVPETLIACLNKLEDEFYSALSDPQFKAELAAALRDYVGRETPLYYAERLSNHYKNERGEGPEIYLKREDLNHCGAHKMNNAIAQAMLAKRLHRTAIVAATGAGQHGVATAAACAKLSLQCTIFMGRLDMDRQSSNVVLMNLLGAEVKPVDGTFKDATSEAIRNWAGSLETSYFLAGTAVGPHPCPRMVREFQAVIGKETRKQAMERWGGKPDVCVACVGSGSNALGLFHEFVKDEDVRLIGVEAAGAGLSSGRHSATLATGEVGVYHGAMCYLLQDEEGQIVGPHSIGVGLEYPGVSPELSFLKDVGRLESYTVTDQEAINAYQRLCKLEGIFPALEASHALAHLETLCPTLPHGTKVVVSCSGRGDKDATTVFKYMSASI from the exons atgtctTTGATGGCATGCAGTAGTAACTGTGGAGGTGCTGTAATTCGTCTTCGTAATCAGGCGAAGCTGCCGTCGCCGGAGAAAGCAGCGGCGAGCCAGCAGGACAAGCTGAGCTTTGGGGTGCTGCTCGAAACGACGCCCAGAATGATCAGTACGAAGCCATTGACGAAGAGGCTGCTTGAAGCCGAAGAGAGAAGAGATCACGGGAGGAGTGCAGGAAAATTTGGGAGATATGGGGGAAGATATGTGCCCGAGACGCTCATTGCTTGCTTGAATAAGCTTGAAGATGAGTTCTACTCTGCCTTGTCTGACCCTCAGTTCAAG GCGGAGCTCGCGGCAGCATTGAGGGACTACGTCGGACGGGAAACGCCGCTGTACTACGCGGAAAGGCTGAGCAATCACTATAAGAATGAGAGAGGAGAAGGCCCAGAAATCTATCTCAAGAGAGAGGATCTCAACCACTGCGGAGCACACAAGATGAACAACGCCATCGCCCAAGCAATGCTCGCCAAACGCCTCCACCGCACCGCCATTGTCGCCGCAACCGGCGCCGGCCAGCACGGCGTCGCCACAGCCGCGGCCTGCGCCAAGCTTTCTCTGCAGTGTACCATCTTCATGGGACGCCTCGACATGGATAGGCAATCCTCTAATGTTGTCCTCATGAATCTCTTAGGTGCCGAG GTTAAACCTGTTGATGGTACCTTCAAAGATGCAACTTCTGAAGCCATCAGGAACTGGGCCGGGAGCCTGGAAACAAGCTATTTCCTAGCCGGAACGGCGGTGGGGCCTCACCCATGTCCGAGGATGGTGAGGGAATTTCAAGCGGTGATCGGGAAGGAGACGAGGAAGCAGGCGATGGAGAGGTGGGGAGGGAAGCCAGATGTGTGCGTTGCCTGCGTGGGAAGCGGATCCAATGCATTGGGATTGTTCCATGAGTTTGTGAAGGATGAGGATGTGAGGTTGATAGGGGTGGAGGCCGCCGGAGCTGGGCTGAGCAGCGGTCGGCACTCTGCGACTCTGGCCACCGGAGAGGTGGGAGTCTACCATGGAGCCATGTGTTACTTGCTGCAGGATGAGGAAGGCCAGATTGTTGGGCCACATTCTATTGGTGTTGG GTTGGAGTACCCAGGGGTGAGTCCAGAGCTGAGCTTCCTAAAAGACGTTGGGCGATTAGAGTCCTACACTGTCACAGACCAAGAAGCAATAAATG CATACCAGAGGCTATGCAAACTAGAAGGGATTTTTCCAGCTCTGGAAGCCTCTCATGCTTTGGCACATCTTGAGACATTGTGCCCTACTTTACCACATGGAACAAAGGTGGTTGTTAGTTGTAGCGGTCGTGGGGACAAGGATGCGACTACTGTGTTTAAATATATGTCAGCATCAATATGA